From the genome of Plasmodium malariae genome assembly, chromosome: 9, one region includes:
- the PmUG01_09056800 gene encoding conserved Plasmodium protein, unknown function, translated as MPRTCKNGQDCRKYKSYENVEDKNISIFQPILLVGMLFMLYIFYFRIFKRRYDVNNENYRSKLNNKNTSSKPIISLCLNDIVLKIIGNNVHIIESSIEPFNKLCSISELFVIAQISNDVQEKNTVDLLKKLGLFDKGLKEHRLMFCTTSNGRASMIRQLCPLTHVDSDETVIKTLTGKIPNLVQIYGNLNTSDHSNFFTSLQAFTQVICAVATVEGIN; from the coding sequence ATGCCTAGAACGTGTAAAAATGGGCAAGAttgtagaaaatataaatcataTGAAAATGTTGAAGATAAAAacatttcaatttttcagcCAATACTATTAGTTGGTATGCTATTTatgctttatattttttactttcgtatttttaaaagaagatatgatgtaaataatgaaaattatagaagcaaattaaataataaaaatacaagcAGTAAACCCATTATATCCTTGTGCTTAAATGACATAGTTTTAAAGATTATTGGTAACAATGTACACATAATTGAAAGTTCCATAGAaccatttaataaattatgttcaATTTCAGAGCTCTTTGTAATTGCACAAATTTCAAATGATGTCCAAGAAAAAAACACAGTTGATCTTCTTAAAAAATTGGGTTTGTTTGATAAAGGTTTAAAAGAACATCGTCTTATGTTTTGTACTACTTCAAATGGAAGAGCATCAATGATACGTCAATTATGTCCGCTTACTCATGTCGACAGTGATGAAACTGTAATAAAAACCTTAACAGGAAAAATTCCAAATCTTGTTCaaatatatggaaatttAAATACTAGTGAtcattctaatttttttacgtcTTTACAAGCTTTTACTCAAGTCATATGTGCAGTTGCAACTGTTGAAGGTATAAACTAA
- the PmUG01_09056900 gene encoding serine/threonine protein kinase, putative produces MKDDKEDILSKNFLKQRIKHVKNLLIRENEMPKIDQVFKYELKTNITGINDLLHYINGIIYKNIDTFQKLILLYSYDDNNDYDNSNIKQNTFVFLLKQKTKFREKYKNENYIDYLKTNPIIFIDTLNKLLIIPGISFEFKTYNFDEKINKFFVEKPDIKINSLYNPCFIRLKSKNFKNVIKISKKVEKNQKKNDKKKDKRIEHHIEHYFVKRNFTSITKKSKADFISKQDSNYKNELNIKTEEVNSDEIKCKTEYDDINNNYKEKYNYEINEKSKLNDDNDNIDRNDNYNNDKNDNDNNGSNDDNNNNNKDIKHEYKKERRKRRNHYMCTISEGFSNTNYNKKPKKSSSNNLKKKCNKYAHTKVLKDEEEYESSVNYDSTTHSKSVHLFYNLIREYDVYINNVKCYIVFDLKSYYKNLDIMKKLKKNLEELKKPNNVFKELIDKKSFKSSRDKIEFIKRFKKMIIPSFRIEKIRKQRNHLIIVELMSKIQNSLIIKRLYQELTDKVNLNDLINDILHMFSKSVENMKDENVKKFYIEMMNTHFRNKNLSVIDFKNLVQLFKKKEEHRKNQEFLNLFLKDLNYLEKNKKQCDEIDEKIHSLKYLILESILKEKQLERSVNRLLLNHEQSKYGYFYKIEQSDDNTLDTTEYGKLLENFSKEPINFYSILNKRNLDKHAYHDIRNFNYKKKNCETLKADITSSSHDQVNDVKSSCDNSKPKYQGNEENQTSDNSIKKENISSIVNQENNNDSNDNDNNGSNDNYNNNKNDNDNNDRNDNYNIDKNDNDNNDRNDNYNNDKNDNDRNDNYNNDKNDNDNNGSNDNYNNNKNDNDNNDRNDNYNNDKNDNDSNDNDNNGSNDNYNNDSNDNDNNDKNDNDNNDRNDNYNNDKNDNDNNGSNNNDNNDKNDNDNNGSNNNDKNDNDNNDRNNNNNNNDDDDDDNNNNNSSTSYNINTSLKQLSANKNKESNNGCAEYFQNNIINLKDGEEEPDNYKNKIGSYNKCKIKKIYYNGDDKKQEKKKEDNDDMFEKQEDQNDTKMNYCKIIENDNALNSCTKNNIEKKKESYKEEDSKQKKKDSIKCYINKYTKESTFRKSNGSEGTRQMNCKEKDKFDEEEILSEWECEHERDIIRSICEKKNFSFANEKQEKINNEIFYKVFEQYPYSFFSKSVKNYNIILNENEEESELSWLTMLKKKGHNRSILPPSRDTFRDGTHFSNCRATEHTLKFFLSLLSLLTKGQVDINLKEYLKKNIQFLNTELFSMKLNLDKKRAILEKRLDHFNFQENSEFSFYNPLKMNIRMMNLIGRGGFAEVWEVFDSINLEMYAAKIHKIEPSMTNEIKNKIIQRAENEINIHIHCHRHIFIVKLEFFFVFGSATNLLVGMELCDIDLDKYIKYHGPINEHLALCWIKQVLLGLLYMKNLPTGKVHHCDLKPANLLIKDGIIKISDFGLAKLILPDTYQYYNGGGTLYYQPPECLKNKKNLIITDKIDIWSLGCIFYEMLFCERPFQFNYLEKCSKELLVNKMKRGLSYPKINQHISDVTLSYIQYLLNFDHEFRPSIEEALSYPIFNYFNIP; encoded by the coding sequence atgaaagatGATAAAGAGGATATTCTATCgaaaaatttcttaaaacAAAGAATAAAACATGTGAAAAATCTACTAATTAGGGAAAATGAAATGCCTAAAATTGATCAGGTctttaaatatgaattaaaaacaaacatCACAGGAATAAATGATTTActacattatataaatggaattatttataaaaatatagataccTTTCAGAAATTAATCCTGTTGTACTCCTACGATGATAACAATGATTATGataattcaaatattaaaCAAAACACTTTTGTTTTCTTATTGAAGCAAAAAACGAAATTCAgagagaaatataaaaatgaaaattatatagattatttaaaaacaaatcctataatttttattgatactcttaacaaattattaattataccAGGTATAAGCTTCGAGTTCAAGACTTATAATTTTGATGAAAAAATCAATAAATTCTTTGTAGAAAAAccagatataaaaataaatagtctATATAATCCATGTTTCATTAGactaaaaagtaaaaattttaaaaacgtCATTAAAATCAGTAAGAAAGTagaaaaaaatcaaaagaaaaatgataaaaaaaaggataaaagaATTGAACACCATATTGAacattattttgtaaaaagaaACTTCACAAGCATCACAAAAAAGTCGAAAGCGGATTTCATTTCAAAACAAGAcagtaattataaaaatgaattaaatatcAAGACTGAGGAAGTTAACAGCgatgaaataaaatgtaaaacgGAATATGAtgacataaataataactataaagaaaaatacaattatgaaattaatgaaaagagTAAACTaaatgatgataatgataacatTGATagaaatgataattataataatgataaaaatgataatgataacaatggtagtaatgatgataataataataataataaggatATTAAACATGAAtataagaaagaaagaagaaaaagaaggaaCCATTATATGTGCACCATTTCAGAAGGTTTTAGTAACActaattataacaaaaaaccTAAAAAAAGTAGTAGTAACAATTTGAAAAAGAAGTGTAACAAGTATGCTCATACTAAAGTTTTAAAAGATGAAGAGGAATATGAAAGTAGCGTAAATTATGATAGTACTACACATAGTAAAAGTGTACacttattttataacttAATTAGAGAATACgatgtatacataaacaaTGTTAAGTGTTACATTGTTTTTGATTTAAAGagttattataaaaacttagatataatgaagaaattaaaaaaaaatttagaagagTTAAAAAAACCAAATAACGTTTTCAAAGAATTAATAGACAAAAAATCTTTTAAGTCTTCTCGGGATAAaattgaatttataaaaaggtttaaaaaaatgattattcCAAGTTTTAGAATAGAAAAGATAAGAAAACAAAGGAATCATTTAATTATTGTTGAATTAATGTCTAAGATACAAAATagtttaataataaaaagattatATCAAGAATTAACTGACAAAGTCAATTTAAatgatttaataaatgatatattgcACATGTTTTCTAAATCAGtagaaaatatgaaagatgaaaatgttaagaaattttatatagaaaTGATGAACACACATTTtcgtaataaaaatttatctgTAATAGATTTTAAAAATCTAGTGCaattatttaagaaaaaagaagaacatCGTAAAAATCAGGAATTTTTAAATCTATTTCTGAAAGATTTGAactatttagaaaaaaataaaaaacaatgtGATGAAATAGATGAAAAAATTCACtccttaaaatatttaatattagaatcaatattaaaagaaaagcaATTAGAAAGATCAGTAAATAGATTATTGCTTAATCATGAACAATCAAAATATGgttacttttataaaattgaaCAGAGCGATGATAATACTTTAGACACCACCGAATATGGTAAGTTACTAGAAAATTTTTCCAAAGAAcccataaatttttattccattttaaataaaagaaatctAGACAAACATGCATATCATGATATAAGAAATTTCAactataaaaagaaaaattgtgAAACATTAAAAGCAGATATCACCTCTTCAAGTCATGATCAAGTAAATGATGTAAAAAGTTCTTGTGATAATAGTAAGCCTAAGTATCAAGGAAACGAAGAAAACCAAACATCTGataatagtataaaaaaagaaaatataagttCCATTGTTAATCAAGAAAATAACAATGAtagtaatgataatgataacaatggtagtaatgataattataataataataaaaatgataatgataacaatgatagaaatgataattataatattgataaaaatgataatgataacaatgatagaaatgataattataataatgataaaaatgataatgatagaaatgataattataataatgataaaaatgataatgataacaatggtagtaatgataattataataataataaaaatgataatgataacaatgacagaaatgataattataataatgataaaaatgataatgatagtaatgataatgataacaatggtagtaatgataattataataatgatagtaatgataatgataacaatgataaaaatgataatgataacaatgatagaaatgataattataataatgataaaaatgataatgataacaatggtagtaataataatgataacaatgataaaaatgataatgataacaatggtagtaataacaatgataaaaatgataatgataacaatgatagaaataataataataataataatgatgatgatgatgatgacaataataataataatagtagtacatcgtataatataaatacttctttaaaacaattaagtgcaaacaaaaacaaagaaaGTAACAACGGATGTGCAGAATATTTCCAGAATAACATAATTAACCTAAAAGATGGGGAAGAAGAACCggataattacaaaaataaaataggtagttataataaatgtaaaattaaaaaaatatattataatggtgatgataaaaaacaagaaaagaagaaagaagATAATGATGATATGTTTGAAAAACAAGAAGATCAAAATGatacaaaaatgaattattgcAAAATCATTGAAAACGATAATGCATTAAATTCgtgtacaaaaaataatatcgaaaaaaaaaaagaatcatATAAGGAAGAGGACagcaaacaaaaaaaaaaagattctATCAAGtgttacataaataaatacacaaaaGAATCAACATTCAGAAAATCGAATGGTTCGGAAGGTACAAGACAAATGAActgtaaagaaaaagataaatttgACGAAGAAGAAATTTTAAGTGAATGGGAATGTGAACATGAAAGAGACATAATTAGATCtatatgtgaaaaaaaaaatttttcttttgctaatgaaaaacaggaaaaaataaataatgaaatattttataaagtgTTTGAACAATATCCATATAgctttttttctaaatcagttaaaaattacaatataattttaaatgaaaatgaggAAGAATCTGAATTATCATGGTTAacaatgttaaaaaaaaaaggtcaTAACAGATCTATTTTACCTCCAAGCAGAGATACATTTAGAGACGGTACACATTTTTCTAATTGCCGTGCCACTGAACACactttgaaattttttttgtctcttttatcattattaacaAAAGGTCAAGTTGacataaatttaaaagaatacctgaagaaaaatattcaatttttaaacACAGAATTATTTAGTATGAAACTCaatttagataaaaaaagagcTATACTTGAAAAGAGATTAGATCATTTTAACTTTCAAGAAAACTcagaattttctttttataatccattaaaaatgaatatacgTATGATGAATTTAATAGGAAGAGGAGGTTTTGCTGAAGTGTGGGAAGTTTTTGATTCCATAAATTTAGAAATGTATGCAGcgaaaatacataaaattgaACCGAGCATGacaaatgaaattaaaaataaaataattcaaagagcagaaaatgaaataaatattcatatacacTGTCATAGAcacatttttattgtaaaattagaattttttttcgtttttggTTCAGCAACAAATTTATTAGTTGGAATGGAATTATGTGATATAGATTTAGATAAGTACATAAAATATCATGGTCCAATTAATGAACATTTGGCCTTATGCTGGATTAAACAAGTATTACTTGGTTTactatatatgaaaaatttaccTACAGGAAAAGTACATCACTGTGATTTAAAACCAGCTAATCTATTAATAAAAGATggcataataaaaatatctgACTTTGGTTTGGCCAAATTGATTTTACCGGACACATATCAATACTATAATGGAGGTGGAACATTATATTATCAACCTCCTGagtgtttaaaaaataagaagaatTTGATTATCACAGATAAAATTGATATATGGTCTTTAGgatgtattttttatgaaatgcTTTTCTGTGAAAGACCTTTTCAATTTAATTATCTTGAAAAATGttcaaaagaattattagttaataaaatgaaaagaggTTTAAGCTATCCAAAAATTAATCAACACATTTCAGACGTGACCTTAAGTTATATACAGTACCTACTAAATTTTGATCATGAATTTAGACCATCCATAGAAGAAGCTTTAAGCTAtccaatttttaattattttaatataccttaa
- the PmUG01_09057000 gene encoding tryptophan-rich protein — protein MVSYKNINLFILSFVFLIIHVSSNDLQLEEMPKNTSELSEVPNNNENSKDDENNINLQNGEKYEQVEETPNTTLNSVVNDALNEFSDLTNSLTEDGPSPEKSKEGLKEKLPSEEVTEENAPKQIALYEECAPEFEDLITLDKKDETMFKFILNKKQSFDRLAEEQLLKGDYALELRLPENKKKKFDYILKPDEDNLDELLSDGDFRTESEASLSEAEYDSKTEAEEKKDKKSQKKNYDELFSTILDKTPPLTEEQQRNLKKFVMSSKKKETTEIDKQELPEELESKESITSDKQKDREKEPDKDAKEDESKKLEKKKYDKLFNKIVDGGLIYEHNKALNEHFDNIVKTEYEVFDGAYSDQGPKKTEKVVIDDDTYMTPEYGRKVGSGWYIDNWHNFIVQLEGEWENFIIHLNNKKVWFLQNKDSEWNRRLHTIEGQWYKYSCIINRQKINNLRCSPEFIDSQWDQWLQNDINYQMETFFSMWFNQAESQMYKLFVRELLQWQNEKTKDWLVQQWLHYEGSIPKKYLQLHVDYLTKIARGKTWFTSDSYANTQRKELMKWFLRKGNEYLSKQWETWTHWKESKAESFNDMVKQYSGRSINEEQWNYLQQIMNM, from the exons atggtttcatataaaaatataaatttatttatcttgtcctttgtttttcttataattcaCGTTTCTTCA AATGACTTACAATTAGAGGAAATGCCAAAAAATACTTCCGAATTGAGTGAAGTTCCaaataataatgagaatTCGAaagatgatgaaaataatataaatttgcaaaatggtgaaaaatatgaacaggtTGAAGAAACCCCAAACACTACTTTAAATTCGGTTGTAAATGATGCATTAAATGAATTTTCAGATTTAACAAATAGTCTAACGGAAGATGGCCCAAGCCCAGAAAAATCAAAGGAAggtttaaaagaaaaattaccTTCAGAAGAAGTTACAGAGGAAAATGCACCTAAACAGATAGCTTTATATGAAGAGTGTGCACCAGAATTTGAAGATTTGATAACTCTtgataaaaaagatgaaacaatgtttaaatttattctaaATAAAAAGCAATCATTTGATAGACTTGCAGAAGAACAACTATTAAAGGGAGATTATGCATTAGAATTAAGACTACccgaaaataaaaaaaagaaatttgattatattttaaaacccGATGAAGACAATTTAGATGAACTTCTATCAGATGGAGATTTTAGAACAGAATCAGAAGCATCATTAAGCGAAGCAGAATACGATTCAAAAACTGAAgctgaagaaaaaaaagataagaaatcacaaaaaaaaaattacgatGAATTATTTAGTACGATTTTAGATAAAACGCCTCCTTTAACAGAAGAACAACAAAGAAATTTGAAAAAGTTTGTTATGTCttcaaaaaagaaggaaactACAGAAATAGATAAACAAGAACTACCTGAAGAATTAGAATCAAAAGAATCTATAACATCTGATAAACAGAAAGATCGTGAAAAAGAACCTGATAAAGATGCAAAAGAAGACGAATCTAAGAaactggaaaaaaaaaaatatgataaattatttaataaaattgtgGATGGAGGTTTAATATATGAGCATAATAAAGCACTTAATGAGCACTTTgataatattgtaaaaacaGAATATGAAGTATTCGATGGTGCATACTCAGATCAAGGAccaaaaaaaacagaaaaagtGGTGATAGATGATGATACTTATATGACACCTGAGTATGGTAGAAAGGTAGGTAGTGGATGGTATATTGACAACTGGCATAACTTTATTGTTCAGTTAGAAGGAGAATGGGaaaatttcattattcacttaaataataaaaaagtttgGTTCCTTCAAAACAAAGATTCTGAATGGAATCGTCGCTTACACACAATTGAAGGTCAATGGTATAAATATAGTTGTATTATAAACCGtcagaaaataaataatttgagATGTTCACCCGAATTCATTGACTCTCAATGGGATCAATGGCTTCAAAATGATATAAACTACCAAATGGAAACATTTTTCAGTATGTGGTTTAATCAAGCAGAATCTCAAATGTATAAATTGTTTGTGAGGGAATTGCTTCAATggcaaaatgaaaaaaccaAAGATTGGTTAGTGCAACAATGGTTACATTACGAAGGAAGTATtcctaaaaaatatttacagtTACATGTTGACTATTTGACAAAAATAGCAAGAGGTAAAACATGGTTTACTTCCGATAGTTATGCTAATACCCAAAGAAAAGAGTTAATGAAATGGTTCTTGCGTAAGggaaatgaatatttatcGAAGCAGTGGGAAACATGGACTCATTGGAAAGAAAGCAAAGCTGAATCTTTTAATGATATGGTAAAACAATATAGTGGAAGATCCATAAATGAAGAACAATGGAATTATCTTCAGCAGATTAtgaatatgtaa
- the PmUG01_09057100 gene encoding tryptophan-rich protein — MKPIFLCSLASFAMFKLSSSCTPCNCDGILTGKTVPPLCKFYQHRDEIPKIYLKKKIEEFQASENIENYEWKKWFSKEKKNILNSFKNKAKEWNKYINKEFDNFLENLEKKWMHYNPNMHEEYGTYVLEVSSDWSDEKWTKWFKLYASNHLKEHYEEWFNKVVTDYHVMMTDKLNAYSMIKKNEYESRYKNSNESAYWMRWLENQRKLADPDYYIKENKFRLWKQRKQKQYEEWTKLINYVNGKYVSYNNPDLKQWCEENDTFFKGWLVSFFKRWVTNKQWTVWLREKKKYEKRMNTST; from the exons atgaAACCAATATTCCTTTGTTCATTGGCATCTTTTGCCATGTTTAAATTATCCAGTTCTTGTACACCATGTAATTGCGATGGG aTTCTCACTGGAAAAACAGTACCACCACTTTGCAAGTTTTATCAGCATCGTGACGAAAttccaaaaatatatttaaaaaaaaagatagaaGAATTCCAAGCATctgaaaatatagaaaattatgaatggaaaaaatggtTTTcgaaggagaaaaaaaacatattgaattcctttaaaaataaagcgaAAGAGtggaataaatatataaataaggaaTTTGAcaattttttggaaaatttagaaaaaaaatggatgcACTATAATCCTAATATGCATGAAGAATATGGTACTTATGTTCTAGAGGTATCTTCAGACTGGAGCGATGAAAAATGGACAAAATGgtttaaattatatgcatCAAATCATTTGAAAGAGCATTATGAAGAATGGTTTAATAAAGTTGTAACCGACTACCATGTAATGATGACGGACAAATTAAATGCATACAgtatgattaaaaaaaatgaatatgagtcaagatataaaaattcgAATGAAAGTGCTTATTGGATGCGCTGGTTAGAAAACCAACGAAAATTAGCTGATCcagattattatataaaggaGAATAAGTTTAGATTATGGAAacaaagaaaacaaaaacaatatGAAGAGTGGACCAAATTAATCAACTATGTTAATGGAAAATATGTGTCTTATAATAACCCAGATCTCAAACAATGGTGTGAAGAAAATGACACTTTCTTTAAGGGATGGTTGGTGtcgttttttaaaagatgGGTAACCAATAAACAATGGACAGTATGGCTTcgtgaaaagaaaaaatatgaaaaacgTATGAATACTTCTACGTAA